The genome window CAGGTATTCGAACAGATCGCGCGCGGCGTCGGAACGCCCGCCATGGCTCAGCAGCAACAACGGATATCGGATCTTCCGGTGCAGCCCTGGAGCGATCTCAAGGGCCAGATCGACCTGAGAGCTGGCCAGTGCATCGGTTCGATAGACGATCCCGGCTGCCACGCTACCGGTCTCCACGTAGGCCAGCGCTGTCCGGACGTTATCCCCGTAAACCATCCTGGACCGCAGCGACTCCCACAAGCCCAGCCGGACCAAAGCCTCCCGGGCATAGAGACCCGCCGGAACCATGGAGTCGGGATTGGCCATGGCAACGGAGGCAAAGGAGGCCTCCAGCAGCTCGCGAGGAGATCGGAGGGAGCGTTGACTCCCCGTGGGGAGCACCACCGCCAGACCGTTGCCCAGCAGATCGATCCGGTCCGCCACCAGACCCGGGATGCCGGTGAGGACCCGGGTCCAACCTTCGTCTGCCGCTAGAAACAGGTCTGCTTCGGCTCCGCTGCGGATCTGTGTCGCCAGGGTTGCGGTGCTGGCGAAGTTCAGCTCGACCGCCTGGCCGGTTTGACGTGTGTATCGATCCCGGATCTCCTCAACCACGCCGGTGGTGCTGGCGGCCGCGCAAAGCAGCAGGACGTTTTCGCCCGGCGCCTGAGCCCGACACCCCCATCCAAGCAGTCCCAGGAGCAACGCGGGCCCGGCGAGCCGCCGACTCCAACTCCACCCTGCCATGGCCTCCCCCATACAGAAACGCGCCGCCGGTGACACCCGCAGGCTGCGCCGGCCCATCTTAACATGGGGATTCCAACGGCCTGCGCCGTGGCTGGCGCCCGCGGCTGCATGCAGTGGCAGCATGCCCCGTACACCGCGACACCCGAGCTACGCCTGGGGGACGATCATTTCCGGTTCTTGAGGAATCCTCTGGGAGGAATAAACTGGTGTCGACTCATATCCACCCGCTCACCGGTAAACAGGACTCCCTCCTGTTCCAGCAGCTGACGCTGCTGCAGGGAGCCCCCCGGCGGATTGGGAGAACGGGTCAGGAGGCGTCCTCCGGCGCCTACCACCCGCTGCCAG of Acidobacteriota bacterium contains these proteins:
- the modA gene encoding molybdate ABC transporter substrate-binding protein; the encoded protein is MLPLHAAAGASHGAGRWNPHVKMGRRSLRVSPAARFCMGEAMAGWSWSRRLAGPALLLGLLGWGCRAQAPGENVLLLCAAASTTGVVEEIRDRYTRQTGQAVELNFASTATLATQIRSGAEADLFLAADEGWTRVLTGIPGLVADRIDLLGNGLAVVLPTGSQRSLRSPRELLEASFASVAMANPDSMVPAGLYAREALVRLGLWESLRSRMVYGDNVRTALAYVETGSVAAGIVYRTDALASSQVDLALEIAPGLHRKIRYPLLLLSHGGRSDAARDLFEYLQGAEATALFRKHGFTRLSEARPE
- a CDS encoding MGMT family protein, whose product is MANAKKASFFKQVYRVVGAIPSGQVLTYGQIATLVGTPYLARQVGWAMHGCPPGLPWQRVVGAGGRLLTRSPNPPGGSLQQRQLLEQEGVLFTGERVDMSRHQFIPPRGFLKNRK